TGCCAGTACGCCGATCTCCGAGGCCGTCCGGCTCGCCGCGCAGGGCCAGGCGGGTGCCGTCGTGGTCATCGACGGCGACGGCAAGCCGCACGCCCTGGTCCAGGAGGCCGCCGTCACCGCGGTCGCCCCCAACCAGCGCCCGTGGACCACGGTCGGCGAGGTCGCCACCCGGATCGGCGCGGGCCACATCATCGGCGTCAACGACACCGGCGAGGAGATCCTCGCGACCCTCCGCAAGAACCCCGCGTCGGAGTACCTCGTCCTGGACACCCAGGGCCAGGTGTACGGCGTACTGGCGACCGCGGACGTCGAACGCGCGTTCCGGAGGCGCTGAGCGGCCGCTCCGGACGGGAAAGTAAGGTAGCGGCCTTATGTCTGATCTGCGTGATTTTCCTGATGCGGCGTTTTCCGGGGTTCATCATGGGCCGTTGCAGCCGGGGGAGTGGATCACGTTGTCCGACTCCAAGGGCCGGCGGCACTCGGTGTTCCTGGAGCGTGGGAAGACGTTCCACACCACCAAGGGCGGGATCGAGCACGACGCGCTGATCGACGGTCCGGACGCGGTGACGGTCCGCTCCAAGGGCGGCGTGGAGTACCTGGCGCTGCGGCCGCTGATGGCCGACTACTCGGTGTCGATGCCGCGCGGCGCGCAGGTGATCTATCCCAAGGACACCGCGCAGATCGTGACGATGGCCGACATCTTCCCGGGCGCGAAGGTGGTCGAGGCCGGCGCCGGTTCCGGCGCGCTGACCACCGCGCTGCTGCGGGCGGTCGGGATCCACGGCGAGGTGATCTCGTTCGAGCGCCGCGAGGACTTCGCCGAGGTCGCTCGCAAGAACGTGACCGGCTTCTTCGGCGCCGAGCACCCGGCCTGGCGGCTCGAGGTCGGCGACCTGGTCGAGAAGCTCGACGAGACCGAGGTCGACCGCGTCGTACTGGACATGCTGGCCCCCTGGGAGTGCGTCGACGCCGTCGCGGGTGCCCTGGCCCCGGGCGGGGTGTTCTGCGCGTACGTCGCCACCACGACCCAGCTGAGCCGTTTCGTCGAGACGCTGCGGGCGCACGGCGAGTTCACCGAGCCGCGGGCCTGGGAGTCGCTGGTGCGCGACTGGCACGTCGAAGGACTGGCCGTCCGGCCGGGCCACCGGATGCAGGGGCACACCGCGTTCCTGGTCACCGCGCGGCGGATGGCGCCCGGCGTACAGGCCCCGATGAAGAAGCGCCGGCCGGCGCCGGGAGCCTACGGCGACGACTACTCCGGACCGCGCAGATCCGAATCGGCGCAGGACACGCCCTGACGTCGCGCCAAACTGTCCGTGCCGTGCTGTATTAAGGCGCAACAGGCTCGACCAGGCAACGGTTCTATCCGCAACCGACACGTGATGGGATTCAGCTTGCCCGGCGAGGTTTTCTGGGTAAGGTCCATAGGGTCGAGCCCCACATGGTGAGGTGATGATCGTGGCTGGAGACGAGAGTCCTACCGCGGCAGAGCTGCGTAACCAGGTCCGTTACCTGGAGGCCGAGGTCGCAGCGTTGCGGCGTCGGTTGCTGGAGCACCCGGCTGACAGCCGGTCGCTCGAGAGCAGGCTGTCCGAAACCCAGGCGTCCTTGGCGAGCGTGACCGCGCAGAACGAGCGGTTGGCGGACACGCTGCGCGAGGCCCGAGAGAAGATCATCGCTTTGAAGGAGGAGGTCGACCGGCTGGCGCAACCGCCGTCCGGTTTCGGGACCTTCCTCGGCCGCAACGACGACGACACGCTGGACGTGTTCACCGGAGGCCGCAAGCTCCGGGTCGCGGCGAGCCCGTCAGTCGACCTGGACGCGCTCAAGCTCGGCCAGGAACTGATGCTGAACGAGGCGCTGAACGTGGTCGAGGCCTGCGACTTCGAGGTCGTCGGCGACGTGGTGATGCTGAAGGAGCTGCTGGCCGACGGCGAGCGGGCGCTGGTGATCGCGCAGGCCGACGAGGAACGCATCGTCCGGCTCGCGTCGCCGCTGCTCGACCAGCCGCTGCGCGCCGGCGACTCGTTGCTGCTGGAGCCGCGCTCCGGCTATGTGTACGAGAAGATCCCGAAGTCCGAGGTCGAGGAGCTGGTGCTCGAAGAGGTCCCGGACATCGACTACACGCAGATCGGTGGCCTGTTCGGCCAGATCGAGCAGATCCGGGACGCGGTCGAGATGCCGTACCTGCACAAGGACCTGTTCCTGGAGCACGAGCTGAAGCCGCCGAAGGGTGTCCTGCTGTACGGGCCGCCCGGCTGCGGCAAGACGCTGATCGCCAAGGCGGTCGCGAACTCGCTGGCCAAGAAGGTGGCCGAGCGGACCGGTGTCGAGGGCAGGTCGTTCTTCCTCAACATCAAGGGTCCCGAGCTGCTGAACAAGTACGTCGGCGAGACCGAGCGGCACATCCGCCTGGTCTTCCAGCGGGCTCGTGAGAAGGCCTCCGAGGGCATGCCCGTCATCGTGTTCTTCGACGAGATGGACTCGCTGTTCCGGACCCGTGGGTCGGGGGTGTCCTCCGACGTGGAGAACACGATCGTCCCGCAGTTGCTGAGCGAGATCGACGGCGTCGAGGGCCTGGAGAACGTGCTGGTCATCGGAGCGTCGAACCGCGAGGACATGATCGACCCGGCGATCCTGCGGCCGGGCCGGCTGGACGTGAAGATCAAGATCGAGCGTCCGGACGCCGAGGCGGCGCGGGACATCTTCTCGAAGTACCTGACCACCACGCTGCCGCTGCACCCCGAGGACCTGAGCGAGTTCGGCGGGGACCGGGGCGAGTGCGTGAGCGGGATGATCCAGCGCACCGTCGAGCGGATGTACACCGAGGCCGACGAGAACCGGTTCCTCGAGGTCACCTACGCCAACGGTGACAAGGAGGTCCTGTACTTCAAGGACTTCAACTCCGGCGCGATGATCCAGAACATCGTCGACCGGGCCAAGAAGATGGCCATCAAGGCGTTCCTCGACGACCAGCAGAAGGGTCTGCGGGTGCAGCACCTGCTGCAGGCCTGTGTCGACGAGTTCAAGGAGAACGAGGACCTGCCGAACACGACCAACCCGGACGACTGGGCCCGGATCTCCGGCAAGAAGGGCGAGCGGATCGTCTACATCCGCACGCTCATCTCCGGCAAGCAGGGCACCGAGCCGGGCCGGTCGATCGACACGGCGACCAACACGGGGCAGTACCTGTAGCACGCAGGACCGTTCACCGCCCCGATGCCGCCGGCGTCGGGGCGGTGGTGCGTCTGGTGCGGATTTCGCTGGTACGACCGGCACCGGTCTTACCATGATCCGTATGGCGACGGATGACATCCGGAAGGATCTGCGGGCGGCGGCCGCCGCGCGACAGGAACTCGGGCCGGAGTACGAAGACGCGATCATCGACAGCTTCCTGGAACGGCTGGACGCCCGCCACGCCCAGTTGCGCGGCGGTTTCCCCGAACCGGTCCGGCAACCACCACCGCCTGAGCACCCCAGCCGCGAGCGCGACCCGGGCGGCCTGGCGCTGGCCATCGTGTCGCTGGGGGTCGCGATCCCGATCACGGCGGTCTCCGCCCAGTTGCTCGGCTTCCCCGGACTCGTGGTGAGCTGGGCCGGCATGGTCGCCATCAACTTCGCCCGCGTCCTGGGCCGCCGCCGCTAGCTCAGCACCCGCCTGCACGTCGGCGATGACGTCCGGGGTGATCGCCGCGGGCAAGGGTGCTGGCACCACCTCGGTCCCTGGTTGTCGCAAAGGGGTCGGCCGGGGTTTCCCCCGATTCCCGGGCGGGGCCGGTCGCCGTACGGTCGGCGTATGGCGACGGACGAGATGCGCAAGGACCTGCGGGCTGCGGTGGCCGCGCGGCAGGACCTGGGGGCGGAGTACGAACCCGAGATCATCGAGGGGTTCCTGGACAAGCTCGACCAGCAGGCCGTCGCCCGGTACGGGCAGGCGCCGCAGCCGGTTCAGCCGCGGCCCGCTCCCACCAAGGGCGAGAACGATCCCGGCGGGCTCGCCCTGGCGATCGTCTCGGTGGTCGCCGGGATCCCGATCACCGCGATCGCGGCCAACCAGGAGGGCACGATCGCGGTCATCATCTGCTGGGGCGGGCTGGTCGGGGTGAACCTCGCGCGAGCGGTTGGTCGCTTCGTCAATCGCTGACTCGTACGGCGTCCGCGAAGCCCCGCCG
The Kribbella italica DNA segment above includes these coding regions:
- a CDS encoding tRNA (adenine-N1)-methyltransferase, whose product is MSDLRDFPDAAFSGVHHGPLQPGEWITLSDSKGRRHSVFLERGKTFHTTKGGIEHDALIDGPDAVTVRSKGGVEYLALRPLMADYSVSMPRGAQVIYPKDTAQIVTMADIFPGAKVVEAGAGSGALTTALLRAVGIHGEVISFERREDFAEVARKNVTGFFGAEHPAWRLEVGDLVEKLDETEVDRVVLDMLAPWECVDAVAGALAPGGVFCAYVATTTQLSRFVETLRAHGEFTEPRAWESLVRDWHVEGLAVRPGHRMQGHTAFLVTARRMAPGVQAPMKKRRPAPGAYGDDYSGPRRSESAQDTP
- the arc gene encoding proteasome ATPase; the protein is MIVAGDESPTAAELRNQVRYLEAEVAALRRRLLEHPADSRSLESRLSETQASLASVTAQNERLADTLREAREKIIALKEEVDRLAQPPSGFGTFLGRNDDDTLDVFTGGRKLRVAASPSVDLDALKLGQELMLNEALNVVEACDFEVVGDVVMLKELLADGERALVIAQADEERIVRLASPLLDQPLRAGDSLLLEPRSGYVYEKIPKSEVEELVLEEVPDIDYTQIGGLFGQIEQIRDAVEMPYLHKDLFLEHELKPPKGVLLYGPPGCGKTLIAKAVANSLAKKVAERTGVEGRSFFLNIKGPELLNKYVGETERHIRLVFQRAREKASEGMPVIVFFDEMDSLFRTRGSGVSSDVENTIVPQLLSEIDGVEGLENVLVIGASNREDMIDPAILRPGRLDVKIKIERPDAEAARDIFSKYLTTTLPLHPEDLSEFGGDRGECVSGMIQRTVERMYTEADENRFLEVTYANGDKEVLYFKDFNSGAMIQNIVDRAKKMAIKAFLDDQQKGLRVQHLLQACVDEFKENEDLPNTTNPDDWARISGKKGERIVYIRTLISGKQGTEPGRSIDTATNTGQYL